From the genome of Triticum aestivum cultivar Chinese Spring chromosome 3B, IWGSC CS RefSeq v2.1, whole genome shotgun sequence, one region includes:
- the LOC123065120 gene encoding uncharacterized protein, translating to MLSEPCDNMYFNFLLNNIYTPPYISPKHQIRLEIAGRFAPRECFNIASMASAAFSIRRYAESMRVEGAAEGRPPLYIEDLPPIKAPRFSWWADELASAVDAAGAAKPPKKRSISDLFDPAPALDVPPGGDSGCNEQTEVDGDEALCSMVRQAKEEKWKRRRQGEEDEEAAATAAPENTGGREPEGNFAATKDTLESTNFPDELDTHRSQKHETSQHHRKETENISEEINNAKKADTQKCIVNNKKCILTYTRRTSVKMAKEKHGNSKDKEVVELCRKSVNHVNFLEADGVLGSKISSCELPEQQSLCKLLSDAMASSSSPSSSTPMGEEKCVTVESSNSHMPKEAFTKTNEANKDYDHDDSAELSKMSAPLIDLNMAPPECTYLDCTYDSNLEVPNLENTHGETFNSDAELLDGRENWMNLSSDSQKLENQPPAVDMERVRSSRSVDTYLHGEAKKACDADVVGPPLSLREVSETSPTRQTVRLMGKDVEVCMTRGESFAETAQRHKVNSTSSIQASTYHASTSQAHFEYMTPHDSSSLFPTAHVSSGARLPYENRYGGFSNLQTNQPFLLGCPPPPSYGAAFYQLNSPPPRGYFSDPTPGEEPPAAPFLPITGQHGAPSSVCHANSPRQHIVDSASSSVCVLNSVSYTLSHPGHAIQEVSNHSSSGRCVQERSGLVKLTPGVKHILVPSDSTHGNSVPVHSCLPFGSRNGNAAGSENKGA from the exons ATGCTATCAGAACCTTGCGACAATATGTATTTTAATTTCCTATTAAATAATATATACACGCCTCCTTATATCTCCCCAAAGCACCAAATCCGTTTGGAAATCGCAGGTAGATTTGCGCCGAGGGAGTGCTTCAACATCGCATCTATGGCCTCCGCCGCGTTCTCCATCAG GAGGTACGCGGAGAGCATGAGGGTCGAGGGGGCGGCGGAGGGTCGTCCTCCCTTGTACATCGAGGATCTGCCGCCTATCAAGGCGCCGAGGTTCTCGTGGTGGGCGgacgagctcgcctccgccgtGGATGCTGCTGGTGCTGCTAAGCCGCCGAAAAAGCGGTCCATCTCTGACCTCTTTGACCCGGCGCCAGCCTTGGACGTGCCTCCCGGCGGTGATAGCGGATGCAACGAGCAAACGGAGGTAGACGGCGACGAGGCGCTGTGCTCCATGGTGAGGCAGGCcaaggaggagaagtggaagagGAGACGGcagggggaggaggacgaggaggcggcagCGACTGCAGCCCCGGAGAACACCGGAGGGCGAGAGCCTGAGGGGAATTTCGCGGCCACAAAG GACACACTTGAAAGTACAAACTTCCCTGATGAACTGGATACTCATCGATCACAGAAACATGAGACTTCACAGCATCACAGAAAAGAGACAGAAAATATATCAGAGGAGATTAATAATGCGAAGAAGGCTGACACACAAAAATGCATTGTTAATAATAAAAAGTGCATTCTAACGTACACAAGGCGCACATCCGTGAAAATGGCCAAGGAGAAACATGGCAATTCGAAGGACAAGGAGGTAGTAGAACTCTGCCGCAAATCAGTGAACCATGTCAACTTCTTGGAAGCAGATGGTGTACTTGGCAGTAAGATTTCTAGTTGTGAGCTACCTGAACAGCAAAGTCTGTGCAAACTGTTGTCGGATGCTATGGCTTCTTCATCTTCGCCATCATCATCCACACCTATGGGAGAAGAAAAATGTGTAACTGTAGAAAGTAGTAATTCTCATATGCCCAAGGAAGCATTCACCAAAACTAACGAAGCAAATAAGGATTACGATCATGATGACTCTGCTGAGCTTAGTAAGATGTCTGCTCCATTGATTGATCTGAATATGGCACCACCGGAATGTACTTATTTGGACTGCACCTATGATTCGAATTTGGAGGTGCCCAATCTTGAAAATACACATGGCGAAACTTTTAATTCAGATGCTGAATTGCTTGATGGCAGAGAAAACTGGATGAATTTGTCTTCCGATTCACAGAAACTGGAAAACCAACCACCTGCTGTTGACATGGAAAGAGTAAGGAGTTCAAGATCGGTAGACACATATTTGCATGGAGAGGCAAAGAAAGCTTGTGACGCAGATGTTGTTGGTCCGCCACTGAGCTTAAGAGAAGTCAGTGAGACTAGTCCTACGAGACAGACAGTTCGTTTGATGGGCAAAGATGTCGAAGTTTGCATGACCAGAGGTGAATCGTTTGCCGAGACTGCACAGAGACATAAAG TAAATTCTACTAGTTCAATTCAAGCTTCAACATATCATGCAAGCACAAGCCAGGCACATTTTGAATACATGACTCCACATGATTCCAGTAGCCTGTTTCCTACAGCACATGTATCTTCTGGAGCTCGACTGCCATATGAAAACAGGTATGGGGGTTTTTCAAACTTGCAGACCAATCAGCCTTTTCTATTGGGGTGTCCACCTCCTCCCAGTTATGGTGCAGCATTCTATCAGCTGAATTCGCCGCCTCCTCGTGGTTATTTCTCTGATCCTACCCCTGGGGAAGAACCACCGGCAGCACCATTTTTGCCTATAACCGGACAGCATGGGGCACCATCTTCAGTTTGCCATGCCAATTCGCCTCGGCAACATATTGTAGATTCAGCAAGCTCGTCTGTTTGTGTTCTTAACTCCGTGAGTTATACACTCAGCCATCCAGGCCATGCAATTCAAGAAGTTTCCAACCATTCGTCGAGTGGTCGGTGTGTGCAGGAGAGATCAGGACTGGTGAAGCTCACTCCCGGGGTAAAGCATATACTGGTGCCAAGCGATAGCACGCATGGCAACTCTGTGCCGGTGCACTCCTGTTTACCCTTTGGTAGTAGGAACGGAAATGCTGCAGGGTCTGAAAATAAAGGAGCCTGA